In Leptospira wolffii serovar Khorat str. Khorat-H2, the DNA window GCTCGGGAATAGAATTGTATTTACCGAGGATCTCGTCATCCGCTTCGGAAGTGATCTCTCCCGAGATATGGATTACCGGAACAGCAGGCTCTAAATCGATGACTATTTTAAATTCGTCAGACATTTGCCGTATTTAGCACAAAAGACATTCTATATTTTGGACAGTCAATCCCGTTTCCGGATGAAAATCGAGTTCGGGTCTGCCAAAATTAGACGAAATGCTGCAATTCCTCCGGAGAGAGTTGGTCGAAAATTTGTCCGCATTTGGAGCATTGGAATTGGACTGCCGTTGGTTTGGAGGAAATTCCGAATAGTATCAAAAACCAGGCCCATTTTCCATAGGTCTTAACTTCTCGAGCGAGAGGGGATTTCCGGTCCGTTCCGCATTGGTCACATTGGGGTTTGGTTTGGCTCACGATTACTAGATTGTCAGTCGGGGGGAAAACTTCCAGAAGAAAAGCTGGGGTTGAGAATCTATTTTTGAATAAGCAGAATGACTCGGAAAGTGAGGGATCCGAGAGCCCTTGCGGGACTCTCGGAATAGAATCTTAGTTTTGATTCAGGTAAACCACGTATTTAGCTACGAGTTTTAATTTTTCATCTCCCAGGTATTGGTAAGCAACCATCGGGCTACCTGGAATACCTTTTTGAAGAGTTTTCAAAACGCCAGCTTCGGTAGGACCGTTTTTCCACTCGTTAGCCGGAGCCTTGTAATTTCTCGGTTTAGGATTCAAGCTTGCGGCCGCAGCTCCGTCTCCCGCGCCTTTCAGTCCGTGGCAAGCGGAACAATTCTGCTCAAAAATTTCTTTACCTTGCTCTAACTCTGGAGTCAAAGCTGGTGCAGCACTCGCAGCCGGTGCGGCAACTTCTTCTTTTGGTTTTTCTTTATCTCCGCAGTTCAGTAAAAGAAAGAGGGAGAGGATAGAAACGGAAAGGGAAATCAAGATTGCCCGAGTTTTCATGGATTACTCCTTTATATTGATTCCATGTTTTCCGTTTCGGAAAAGGGTGCAAAGAAAAATTTTGTCACAGTAGTGTACGATCACCTAAAGAGACAGAATGGAGTCGGGATCGAGTTTGGATTCTGTAGGAAGATATTTCGGATATGATTCTTATTATCGATTCGTTATATTGGAGCGCGTGGGGAAACCGCTCTTTCTGAGGTTACACGGGGACGGGGAATTTTTCTGATGCAGAGTCTTGATTTATATCAAGGAGAATGTTCCGACAGGGAAATTTCTTTCCCCGCCGGAAGGTAATCTTAAGCGGGTTGGAAAATAAACCCGGTTTTTTCTTCGGTTCTTTCGAAACGGACAGGCATATCAATGGCGATCGACTCGGTTACCGGTTTTCCTTGGTATTCTCCTTCGACGATTCCCATGGTCTTTGCTCCTTCTTCCAGAGCGATTACGGCTAATACATAAGGAGCTCTTGAGGCTATATGACCGAAGCCGACATGGACCACTGTGTAAGTGTAAACTTTTCCTTTACCGGAAAAAGTTTTGGGTTCCACGTTTTCCGATCCGCAACTCGTGCAGGATACAACTGGATCCGTTGCTTCGAATCCGCAGTCCTTACATTTTTTTCCAGTCAATGCGTTCAATTGTGCGGTCTCCATTTTTATTCGCCTCTCTGTAGAATGTGAACTATACTCACCGCTCCCGGTCCCCCCAGAACATGAGTTAGAGCGGTGCGAGCGTTCTGCACCTGGCGTTTGTCCGCCTGGTTTCTAAGTTGGAAAGTCATCTCCACTACTTGTCCGACTCCTGTGGCTCCTACCGGATGCCCTTTGGATTTCAATCCTCCGGAAGTATTTACAGGAAGTTTGCCTCCGAGACGAGTGTGTCCTTCTTGCGTGAAAAATCCGCCTTTTCCTTTTTCCACGAAGCCTAGATCCTCTATGTTGATGATCTCGGTGATCGTGAAGCAGTCGTGGCATTCCAAAACGTCGATGTCTTTTCTTTCCAGTCCGGCCATCTTGAAGGCTTCGGTTGCAGCCTGCACGGAGGCCGGGAAACTGACGGAATCTTTTTTAAGAGCCACATTGAAGTAGTCTCCTCCGATTCCGGATCCTTTAACCGTAACATAATCCTTTCTAAGGGATTTTGCCTTGTCTTTGGTGGTGATCACCACCGCAGCGGAAGCGTCGGTTACTAAGGAAACATCGTGAAATCCGAACGGAG includes these proteins:
- a CDS encoding c-type cytochrome codes for the protein MKTRAILISLSVSILSLFLLLNCGDKEKPKEEVAAPAASAAPALTPELEQGKEIFEQNCSACHGLKGAGDGAAAASLNPKPRNYKAPANEWKNGPTEAGVLKTLQKGIPGSPMVAYQYLGDEKLKLVAKYVVYLNQN
- a CDS encoding Zn-ribbon domain-containing OB-fold protein; translated protein: METAQLNALTGKKCKDCGFEATDPVVSCTSCGSENVEPKTFSGKGKVYTYTVVHVGFGHIASRAPYVLAVIALEEGAKTMGIVEGEYQGKPVTESIAIDMPVRFERTEEKTGFIFQPA